In Bacteroides coprosuis DSM 18011, the following are encoded in one genomic region:
- a CDS encoding biotin/lipoyl attachment domain-containing protein (COGs: COG1566 Multidrug resistance efflux pump~InterPro IPR000089~KEGG: bfs:BF3760 hypothetical protein~PFAM: Biotin/lipoyl attachment~SPTR: Putative uncharacterized protein;~IMG reference gene:2504105815~PFAM: HlyD family secretion protein): MVTEKQQKSNILLAFITLLVVIGIVTIVGFFLLKKGPEIIEGQAEVTEYRVSSKVPGRILEFKVVEGQKIQAGDTLAILEAPEVMAKLEQAKAATAAAEAQNAKAIKGARQELIQSAYEMWQKAKAGLEVMEKSYIRVNNLYNKGVLPAQKLDEITAQRDAARATEKAAKSQYDMAVNGAEREDKMAAAALVDRAKGAVAEVESYIKETYLIAQMDGEVSEIFPKVGELVGTGAPIMNVSVLDDMWVTFNVREDLLNGLNVGDEFNTFIPALNKKGMTVKVTYMKDIGTYAAWKATKTTGQYDLKTFEVKAIPTEKIDRLRPGMTVIYTKK; the protein is encoded by the coding sequence ATGGTAACAGAGAAGCAACAGAAGAGCAATATTTTACTTGCTTTTATTACGTTATTAGTAGTTATAGGGATTGTAACTATTGTAGGATTCTTCTTACTTAAAAAAGGCCCTGAAATAATAGAAGGTCAGGCAGAAGTAACAGAATATAGGGTATCAAGTAAAGTACCAGGTCGTATTCTTGAATTTAAAGTTGTCGAAGGGCAAAAAATCCAAGCTGGTGATACATTGGCTATACTAGAAGCCCCAGAAGTCATGGCTAAGCTTGAACAAGCCAAAGCAGCTACTGCTGCAGCTGAAGCTCAAAATGCAAAAGCTATAAAAGGAGCTCGTCAAGAGCTTATTCAATCAGCTTATGAAATGTGGCAAAAAGCCAAAGCTGGGTTAGAAGTGATGGAAAAATCATACATCAGAGTAAATAACCTATATAACAAAGGTGTACTTCCTGCTCAAAAACTTGATGAAATAACAGCCCAAAGAGATGCTGCCCGAGCTACAGAGAAAGCAGCTAAATCTCAATATGATATGGCTGTAAATGGAGCTGAAAGAGAAGATAAAATGGCTGCTGCCGCACTAGTGGACAGAGCAAAAGGTGCTGTTGCCGAAGTAGAGTCATATATAAAAGAGACTTATCTTATAGCACAAATGGATGGAGAAGTATCAGAAATATTCCCTAAGGTAGGTGAACTTGTTGGTACAGGTGCTCCAATTATGAACGTGTCTGTACTTGATGATATGTGGGTTACATTCAATGTTAGGGAAGACTTATTGAATGGGTTAAATGTTGGAGATGAATTTAATACATTCATTCCTGCTCTAAATAAAAAAGGAATGACCGTGAAAGTTACTTATATGAAAGATATAGGAACTTATGCTGCTTGGAAAGCCACTAAGACAACTGGACAGTATGATCTTAAGACTTTTGAAGTAAAAGCTATCCCAACAGAAAAGATAGACCGATTACGTCCTGGAATGACTGTCATTTATACAAAAAAATAA
- a CDS encoding outer membrane efflux protein (COGs: COG1538 Outer membrane protein~InterPro IPR003423~KEGG: bfs:BF3759 putative outer membrane protein~PFAM: Outer membrane efflux protein~SPTR: Putative alkaline protease AprF;~IMG reference gene:2504105814~PFAM: Outer membrane efflux protein), translating to MFMKKIWYTLIIVASNLSYSYVNAQELLSLSDCRSLALEHSKQLHISQEKITAAHNSKKAAFTSYLPSVSATGTYFRNQKEFSVLNNDQKKEINNLAPNAKSRIYQLADILGSDNPKIKSLIQGLGDEAFTELGIFSEALIEGVRTDTRDVYAGAISITQPLYMGGKIRAYNKITKFAEELAHQAHNSELQEVILTVDQSYWQVVSLVNKEKLATSFLELLNKLDQDVQHLIDEGMATKADGLSIRVKVNEAEMTLTKVKDGLALSRMLLCQVCGIDLKSPITLIDEQVNDLPTAAIYSDFDLEQAYSKRPEVKSLMLATQIYEQKIRLTRSEYLPNIALSGNYIVTNPSFYNGFENKFRGMWNIGVAVKIPIWNWGQGFYKTRAAKAEARVTQLQLADAKEKIELQINQSAFKVNEASKRLTMASKNMEKADENLKYATYGFQEGVIPVSNVLEAHTAWLSAQSDKIDAQIEVKLTDIYFKKALGTLTE from the coding sequence ATGTTTATGAAAAAAATATGGTATACTCTGATTATCGTAGCAAGTAATCTCAGTTATAGCTACGTAAATGCACAAGAACTTTTATCGCTATCAGACTGCCGTTCACTAGCCTTAGAGCATAGTAAACAACTACATATTTCACAAGAGAAGATTACCGCCGCCCACAATTCAAAAAAGGCGGCGTTTACTTCGTACTTACCAAGTGTATCTGCCACTGGTACATATTTTAGAAATCAAAAAGAATTTTCGGTTTTAAATAACGACCAGAAGAAAGAGATTAATAATTTAGCCCCTAATGCAAAGTCAAGAATATATCAATTGGCTGATATTTTAGGCAGTGATAATCCAAAGATTAAATCATTAATCCAAGGACTAGGAGATGAAGCTTTTACAGAGTTAGGAATTTTTAGTGAAGCATTAATTGAAGGGGTTCGCACAGACACAAGAGATGTTTATGCTGGAGCTATCTCTATCACTCAACCTCTATATATGGGTGGAAAAATAAGAGCCTACAATAAGATTACAAAATTTGCAGAAGAGTTAGCACATCAAGCACACAATAGCGAGTTGCAAGAAGTAATCCTTACTGTAGATCAATCTTACTGGCAGGTTGTATCTCTGGTTAATAAAGAAAAACTTGCAACAAGTTTTTTAGAATTACTTAATAAGCTTGACCAAGATGTACAACACCTCATTGATGAAGGTATGGCAACCAAAGCAGACGGGCTATCTATCCGTGTAAAAGTTAATGAAGCTGAGATGACACTGACTAAGGTAAAAGATGGTTTAGCTTTATCGAGAATGCTACTTTGCCAAGTTTGTGGTATTGATTTAAAATCACCTATAACTTTAATAGATGAACAAGTGAATGATCTTCCTACCGCAGCTATTTATTCTGACTTTGATTTAGAACAAGCCTATTCCAAAAGACCTGAAGTAAAAAGTTTGATGTTAGCTACTCAAATTTACGAACAAAAGATAAGATTGACCCGTTCTGAATATCTCCCAAACATAGCTCTATCGGGAAACTATATAGTAACTAACCCATCATTCTATAATGGCTTTGAAAATAAATTTAGAGGAATGTGGAATATAGGAGTTGCTGTAAAAATTCCAATTTGGAACTGGGGACAAGGATTCTATAAAACTAGAGCCGCTAAAGCTGAGGCAAGAGTTACTCAATTACAATTAGCAGATGCCAAAGAAAAAATCGAGTTACAAATTAATCAATCTGCATTCAAGGTTAATGAAGCTAGTAAGCGATTAACTATGGCCAGCAAAAACATGGAAAAAGCAGATGAAAATCTAAAATATGCCACTTATGGTTTTCAAGAAGGAGTAATACCTGTAAGTAATGTTTTAGAAGCACATACAGCATGGCTATCAGCTCAATCAGATAAAATAGATGCTCAGATAGAAGTTAAACTAACCGATATCTATTTCAAGAAAGCATTAGGTACATTAACAGAATAA
- a CDS encoding putative transport-related membrane protein (KEGG: bfs:BF3761 putative transport-related membrane protein~SPTR: Putative uncharacterized protein;~IMG reference gene:2504105816~PFAM: ABC-2 type transporter), which yields MARRNIETGFWATCKREIHRLYSRPLYLFCMIIAPLFSAIFFTTLMKEGLPNHLPVAAVDLDQTSTSRKILRNLNSFQQTKIVDHYNSIEEARRAMQRGEVYGFFYLPRGLSEQAQSQKQPTLSFYTNNSFLVAGSLLFKDMKTMGELAAGGAARTVLYAKGASEQQAMAILRPISIDTHPLNNPWLNYSVYLSNTLIPGVLCLMILMVTVFSIGVEIKEGTSRQWLRTGNRSIFTSLMGKLFPQTVIWMIMGGFILTYLYGYLSFPCNDGIGPMILGMLGLILASQGLAIFMYGVTPILRLALSSASLWGVLSFSITGFSFPVMAMHPTLQALSNLFPLRHYFLIYVNSALNGYSMEYAWSNYVAMLIFMALPFLVLNRLKTALVYYKHMP from the coding sequence ATGGCAAGAAGGAATATAGAAACAGGTTTTTGGGCTACATGCAAAAGAGAGATACACCGATTATATAGTCGACCATTATATCTCTTTTGTATGATAATAGCACCTCTTTTCTCAGCTATTTTTTTTACGACACTGATGAAAGAAGGATTACCAAATCATCTTCCTGTTGCGGCTGTTGACCTTGATCAAACTTCCACCTCTAGAAAAATTTTAAGGAACCTGAACTCTTTTCAACAAACCAAGATTGTTGATCACTATAACTCTATAGAAGAGGCTCGTAGAGCTATGCAAAGAGGAGAGGTTTATGGCTTTTTTTATTTACCTAGAGGATTATCAGAGCAGGCACAAAGTCAAAAACAACCTACCCTATCTTTTTATACCAATAACTCATTCTTAGTGGCAGGATCACTTCTATTTAAGGATATGAAAACAATGGGGGAATTAGCTGCTGGAGGAGCTGCAAGAACTGTTTTGTATGCTAAAGGAGCGTCAGAACAACAAGCGATGGCTATTCTAAGACCTATTTCCATTGATACTCATCCATTAAATAATCCATGGCTTAATTACTCCGTTTATTTATCCAATACACTCATACCTGGTGTCTTGTGTTTAATGATTCTTATGGTAACTGTTTTTTCAATTGGTGTAGAAATAAAAGAAGGAACTTCAAGACAATGGCTACGTACAGGAAACCGTTCTATATTTACTTCCTTAATGGGTAAATTATTCCCTCAGACAGTTATATGGATGATTATGGGTGGATTTATACTTACTTATTTATATGGGTATTTATCATTCCCTTGTAATGATGGAATAGGCCCTATGATATTAGGTATGCTGGGCTTGATTCTAGCATCTCAAGGATTGGCTATATTTATGTATGGAGTAACTCCAATATTAAGACTAGCTTTAAGTTCTGCTTCATTGTGGGGAGTTTTATCATTCTCCATTACAGGATTTTCTTTTCCTGTTATGGCCATGCATCCTACATTACAAGCTTTAAGTAATTTATTCCCTTTACGCCACTATTTCCTTATATATGTAAATAGTGCTCTAAATGGATACTCTATGGAATATGCATGGAGTAACTATGTAGCAATGTTAATCTTTATGGCACTACCTTTTCTTGTGCTTAATCGATTAAAAACGGCTCTAGTTTATTATAAACACATGCCCTAA
- a CDS encoding Malate dehydrogenase (COGs: COG0039 Malate/lactate dehydrogenase~HAMAP: Malate dehydrogenase, NAD-dependent~InterPro IPR011275:IPR001236:IPR022383~KEGG: bvu:BVU_0256 malate dehydrogenase~PFAM: Lactate/malate dehydrogenase, N-terminal; Lactate/malate dehydrogenase, C-terminal~SPTR: Malate dehydrogenase;~TIGRFAM: Malate dehydrogenase, NAD-dependent~IMG reference gene:2504105812~PFAM: lactate/malate dehydrogenase, alpha/beta C-terminal domain; lactate/malate dehydrogenase, NAD binding domain~TIGRFAM: malate dehydrogenase, NAD-dependent): MSKVTVVGAGNVGATCANVLAFNEVADEVVMLDVKEGVSEGKAMDMMQTAQLLGFDTKVVGCTNDYAKTANSDVIVITSGIPRKPGMTREELVGVNAGIVKTVAENALKHSPKAILVIISNPMDTMTYLALKELGLPKNRIIGMGGALDSSRFKYFLSQALGCNANEVEGLVIGGHGDTTMIPLTRFATYKGLPVTNFLSEEKLAEVAKSTMVGGATLTGLLGTSAWYAPGAAGAFVVESIIHNQGKMVPCSVYLEGEYGEKDICCGVPVILGRNGIEKIVELPLNDTEKEAFKASAAAVRKVNAGLKL, translated from the coding sequence ATGTCAAAAGTAACCGTAGTAGGTGCAGGTAACGTAGGTGCAACTTGTGCTAATGTTTTAGCTTTTAACGAAGTAGCAGACGAAGTAGTAATGCTAGACGTTAAGGAAGGTGTTTCAGAAGGTAAAGCAATGGATATGATGCAAACAGCTCAACTTTTAGGTTTTGATACTAAGGTTGTTGGTTGCACAAACGATTATGCAAAAACAGCAAACTCTGATGTTATTGTAATTACTTCAGGTATTCCTCGTAAACCAGGTATGACTCGTGAAGAACTTGTAGGTGTTAATGCAGGTATTGTAAAAACTGTTGCTGAAAATGCTCTTAAACATTCTCCAAAAGCAATTCTAGTTATTATTTCTAACCCAATGGATACAATGACTTATCTTGCACTTAAAGAATTAGGTCTTCCTAAGAACCGTATTATTGGTATGGGCGGTGCACTAGATAGCTCACGTTTCAAATACTTCTTATCTCAAGCTCTAGGTTGCAACGCTAACGAAGTAGAAGGTCTAGTTATTGGTGGTCACGGTGATACAACAATGATTCCTTTGACTCGTTTCGCTACATATAAAGGTCTTCCTGTTACAAACTTCCTTTCAGAAGAAAAACTTGCTGAAGTTGCTAAATCAACAATGGTTGGTGGTGCTACATTAACAGGTCTTCTTGGAACATCAGCTTGGTATGCACCAGGTGCTGCTGGAGCATTTGTAGTAGAATCTATTATTCATAACCAAGGTAAAATGGTTCCATGTTCTGTATATCTTGAAGGAGAATATGGTGAAAAAGACATTTGCTGTGGTGTACCAGTAATTTTAGGTCGTAACGGTATTGAAAAAATCGTTGAACTACCACTTAACGATACAGAAAAAGAAGCATTCAAAGCTAGTGCTGCTGCTGTACGTAAAGTTAATGCTGGTCTTAAATTATAA
- a CDS encoding transposase IS3/IS911 family protein (InterPro IPR002514~KEGG: chu:CHU_3617 transposase~PFAM: Transposase IS3/IS911family~SPTR: Prolipoprotein diacylglyceryl transferase;~manually curated~IMG reference gene:2504105818~PFAM: Integrase core domain), which produces MKSKERPYVRRSQKDYSMPFKLSVVQEYEETDISYSALSRKYRIQGSDTIRQWVIKYGSTDVIYKTSYPMNKPKDLKIVELEAQIEMLKRKNNRLEHELENRDHKAAILDILIDIAEKEYKIKIRKKLLPRAADRYKEVEGLSLTQICVLLGINRQFYYRRKWSERKNKQKAEKVIQVVHQLRRDMPRLGGRKLYHLLYDNLRELGVGRDKLFTILRANQLLVTPKRSHKRTTNSFHRFKKHKNLIENIELVAPEQVWVSDITYVSSAKHHYYLALITDAYSKKIVGYDLSESLSTKGSLRALRMANKSRIYTEMELIHHSDRGIQYCSDSYQKQLKKYRIKCSMTESYDPYANAVAERVNGILKDEFSISEYNLSLKDMQRLIKDTIHIYNEKRPHASCGYNTPDFMHRQNKIKIKTYKKVQANHVART; this is translated from the exons ATGAAAAGTAAAGAAAGACCGTATGTTAGGCGTAGTCAAAAAGACTATAGTATGCCCTTTAAATTATCCGTAGTCCAGGAATATGAAGAAACCGATATCTCTTATAGCGCTTTAAGTCGAAAATATAGAATACAAGGTAGTGATACTATCCGTCAGTGGGTAATCAAATATGGCAGTACAGATGTTATATATAAAACATCCTATCCTATGAATAAACCCAAAGACCTAAAAATCGTTGAGCTCGAAGCTCAAATAGAGATGCTCAAGCGTAAAAACAACCGATTGGAGCATGAGTTAGAGAATAGAGATCACAAAGCTGCTATCTTAGATATTCTTATTGATATAGCAGAGAAAGAGTATAAAATCAAGATACGAAAA AAACTCCTCCCCCGAGCAGCCGACAGATACAAAGAAGTAGAGGGCCTATCTCTTACTCAAATTTGTGTGCTACTCGGGATCAATAGGCAGTTTTATTATCGAAGGAAGTGGAGTGAAAGGAAAAATAAACAAAAAGCTGAAAAAGTAATTCAAGTCGTTCATCAGTTACGTAGGGATATGCCTAGGTTAGGTGGTAGAAAACTGTATCACCTGCTTTATGATAATCTACGAGAGCTTGGTGTGGGACGAGATAAACTATTTACTATACTTAGAGCAAACCAGTTACTAGTTACACCTAAACGCTCTCATAAGCGAACTACTAATTCTTTTCACCGCTTTAAAAAGCATAAAAACTTAATAGAAAATATAGAACTCGTAGCTCCCGAGCAGGTATGGGTCAGTGATATTACCTATGTGTCTTCGGCTAAGCACCATTACTATCTAGCTCTTATTACGGATGCTTATTCTAAGAAAATAGTAGGTTATGATCTCTCTGAGAGTTTAAGCACAAAAGGAAGTCTTAGAGCACTAAGAATGGCTAATAAAAGCCGGATATATACTGAGATGGAGCTAATCCACCACTCTGACAGAGGTATTCAATATTGTTCGGATAGCTACCAGAAGCAGTTAAAAAAGTATCGCATAAAATGTAGCATGACAGAAAGTTATGATCCCTATGCAAATGCTGTAGCAGAAAGAGTCAATGGTATCTTAAAGGATGAATTCAGTATAAGTGAGTATAATCTAAGCTTGAAGGATATGCAGAGACTTATTAAAGACACTATCCATATCTATAATGAGAAAAGGCCACATGCTTCTTGTGGGTATAATACTCCTGATTTTATGCATCGACAGAATAAAATAAAAATTAAAACTTATAAAAAAGTCCAAGCAAATCATGTTGCTCGGACTTAA
- a CDS encoding ATPase-like, ParA/MinD (COGs: COG0489 ATPase involved in chromosome partitioning~InterPro IPR019591~KEGG: bfs:BF3769 hypothetical protein~PFAM: ATPase-like, ParA/MinD~SPTR: Mrp/Nbp35 family ATP-binding protein;~IMG reference gene:2504105819~PFAM: ParA/MinD ATPase like; Anion-transporting ATPase), protein MTLYPKLILDALKNVRYPGNGKNLVEADMVDDNIRIEGNKVSFSILFEKPTDPFIKSVIKSAESAILTYVSKDIDIVGNIEVNTRKAARPEVGKLLPQVKNIIGVSSGKGGVGKSTVASNLAVALAKLGYKVGLLDADIFGPSMPKMFQVEDARPMLVEVANRELIEPIEKYGVKLLSIGFFVDPDQATLWRGGMASNALKQLIGDANWGDLDYLLIDLPPGTSDIHLTIVQTLALTGIVVVSTPQDVALADARKGINMFTNDKVNVPILGLIENMSWFTPAELPENKYYIFGKDGAKKLAEEMNVRLLGQIPIVQSIREGGDTGSPVALNEDSITGAAFKSVAESVVEQVNLRNENQDPTKIVEITTR, encoded by the coding sequence ATGACATTATATCCGAAATTAATTCTAGATGCACTGAAGAATGTGCGTTATCCTGGTAATGGTAAAAATCTAGTAGAAGCTGATATGGTGGATGATAATATACGAATAGAGGGGAATAAAGTGTCATTCTCCATCTTATTCGAGAAACCAACCGATCCATTTATCAAATCAGTGATAAAATCAGCAGAATCAGCAATTCTTACTTATGTAAGTAAAGATATCGATATTGTAGGTAATATTGAAGTCAATACCCGTAAAGCAGCTCGTCCTGAAGTAGGGAAGTTATTGCCTCAAGTTAAAAATATTATTGGCGTATCCTCTGGTAAAGGAGGTGTAGGTAAATCTACTGTTGCTTCCAATCTAGCTGTAGCGTTAGCTAAATTGGGCTACAAGGTTGGACTTCTTGATGCTGATATCTTTGGACCTTCTATGCCTAAGATGTTTCAAGTAGAAGATGCTAGACCCATGTTAGTGGAGGTAGCTAATAGAGAGTTGATAGAGCCTATCGAAAAGTATGGGGTGAAATTATTATCTATTGGATTTTTTGTTGATCCTGATCAAGCTACTCTATGGAGAGGAGGAATGGCTAGTAATGCTTTAAAACAACTTATAGGTGATGCTAACTGGGGTGATTTAGACTATCTTTTGATAGACTTACCTCCAGGCACAAGTGATATTCATTTGACGATAGTTCAAACATTGGCTCTTACAGGTATCGTGGTAGTTAGTACCCCTCAAGATGTAGCTTTAGCTGATGCCAGAAAAGGAATTAACATGTTTACTAATGACAAAGTAAATGTTCCTATTTTAGGACTTATAGAAAATATGTCTTGGTTTACTCCTGCAGAATTACCTGAAAATAAATATTACATTTTTGGAAAAGATGGAGCTAAAAAGTTAGCAGAAGAAATGAATGTTCGCTTATTAGGTCAAATTCCTATTGTTCAGAGTATTCGTGAAGGTGGAGATACTGGTAGTCCTGTGGCTTTAAATGAAGACTCTATCACAGGAGCAGCATTTAAATCTGTCGCAGAGTCAGTTGTTGAGCAGGTTAACTTGAGAAATGAAAATCAAGACCCTACAAAAATAGTAGAGATAACTACTCGATAA
- a CDS encoding hypothetical protein (KEGG: bfs:BF3754 hypothetical protein~SPTR: Putative uncharacterized protein;~IMG reference gene:2504105813), with amino-acid sequence MKKSPKTLIILIAILSIIMLAFIFLFVFEKKTNIELVESFELEKEDLENEYTSFAKQYDELQLTVSNDSLAELLEKEQTKTQRLLEELRTVKSSNALEIRRLKKELSTLRKVMVSYINQIDSLNRLTQQQKEIIAEVTKKYDTATRQVSSLSQEKKKLNQRVSLAAQLDVTNLWMEAKNRRGKEAKKMKDATKFHIGFTIVKNITAETGDRTLYVRITKPDQTVLTKDQSLTFKYENRELPYSIKKYIEYDGEEQKIVVYWDIEEFLYPGSYRVDIFADGTLIGSSSFNFDK; translated from the coding sequence ATGAAAAAAAGCCCAAAGACACTAATTATTTTGATTGCCATATTGAGTATCATAATGTTGGCGTTTATTTTCTTATTTGTTTTTGAGAAAAAGACTAATATAGAGTTAGTTGAGAGCTTTGAGTTAGAAAAAGAAGATCTTGAAAACGAGTATACTTCTTTTGCAAAACAGTACGACGAATTACAACTTACTGTCAGCAATGACTCTTTAGCAGAATTATTAGAAAAAGAACAAACTAAGACCCAAAGATTACTAGAAGAGTTACGTACAGTAAAAAGTAGTAATGCATTGGAAATACGTCGACTAAAGAAAGAATTATCTACTCTACGCAAAGTTATGGTGAGCTATATCAACCAAATTGATTCATTGAATCGATTAACACAACAGCAAAAAGAGATTATAGCAGAAGTAACTAAAAAATATGATACAGCAACAAGGCAAGTAAGTTCTCTTTCACAAGAAAAGAAGAAACTGAATCAAAGAGTATCATTAGCTGCTCAACTTGACGTTACAAACCTCTGGATGGAGGCTAAAAACCGAAGAGGAAAAGAAGCTAAAAAGATGAAAGATGCTACCAAGTTCCACATAGGTTTTACTATTGTAAAAAATATCACAGCAGAAACTGGGGATAGAACTCTCTATGTAAGAATTACGAAACCTGACCAAACAGTATTAACAAAAGATCAAAGCCTCACATTCAAATATGAGAATAGAGAACTACCCTATTCGATAAAGAAATACATCGAATATGATGGTGAAGAACAAAAAATAGTTGTTTATTGGGATATCGAAGAATTCTTATATCCAGGTAGTTACCGTGTAGATATATTTGCCGATGGAACCTTGATTGGATCAAGCTCATTCAACTTTGACAAGTAA
- a CDS encoding hypothetical protein (KEGG: bfr:BF3987 hypothetical protein~SPTR: Putative uncharacterized protein;~IMG reference gene:2504105817) translates to MKENSFKDKIKEGINDVFYIWKEEFVATFKDEAVLTFLLLLPLAYPLLYAFIYTNEVVREVPTVVVDLSQSTLSRKYLHKVDATPDVNIVAYCNDLEEAKEQMRLREAYGIIYIPADFSNNLATGKQSQVSLFCDMSGLLYYKAIVMANTAVSLDLNKEIKIKLAHNTTEREDEITAYPIEYQDVALYNPANGFAAFLIPAVLILIIQQTLLLGIGTSAGTARENNKFRDLIPVNKHYTGTLRIILGKGLGYFMFYILLALYVVCVVPKIFTLPQVGEAKNLVLFIIPYLAACIFFAMTAAVAIRNRETSLLIFVFTSVPLLFISGISWPGAAVPEFWKYVSYLFPSTFGINGYVRLNSMGATLHEVAFEYKALWVQTGFYFSTTFFVYRHQILLSRKHIIQEYKRLRKKRNNVPS, encoded by the coding sequence ATGAAAGAAAATAGTTTCAAAGACAAAATTAAAGAGGGTATTAACGATGTCTTCTACATTTGGAAAGAGGAATTCGTTGCTACTTTTAAAGATGAAGCAGTATTAACTTTCTTATTACTGCTACCATTGGCCTACCCTTTACTTTACGCTTTTATTTATACTAATGAAGTAGTAAGAGAGGTTCCTACTGTTGTTGTTGATTTATCTCAGAGCACTTTAAGTAGGAAATATCTACACAAAGTAGATGCTACCCCAGATGTTAACATTGTGGCTTATTGTAATGACTTAGAAGAAGCTAAAGAACAAATGAGACTAAGAGAAGCTTATGGAATCATCTATATACCAGCCGACTTTAGTAATAATTTGGCAACAGGGAAACAATCTCAAGTTAGTTTATTCTGTGATATGAGTGGACTCCTCTATTATAAAGCAATAGTGATGGCTAATACAGCTGTCTCCTTAGACCTTAATAAAGAGATAAAAATAAAACTAGCTCATAATACCACAGAAAGAGAAGATGAGATTACAGCTTACCCAATAGAATACCAGGATGTAGCATTGTATAATCCCGCAAATGGATTTGCAGCCTTTTTAATTCCAGCTGTATTAATTCTGATTATTCAGCAAACCTTATTACTTGGCATTGGCACGTCTGCTGGCACAGCTCGAGAAAACAACAAATTCAGAGATTTAATTCCTGTCAACAAACACTATACTGGTACTTTACGTATAATACTGGGCAAAGGCTTAGGTTACTTCATGTTTTATATTCTTCTAGCCTTATATGTAGTATGCGTTGTTCCAAAAATCTTCACACTTCCACAAGTAGGTGAGGCTAAAAATTTAGTACTATTTATAATCCCTTATTTAGCAGCTTGTATTTTCTTTGCTATGACCGCTGCTGTAGCAATAAGAAACAGAGAAACGAGTTTGCTTATTTTTGTTTTCACCTCAGTTCCTCTTTTATTTATATCCGGTATTTCTTGGCCTGGAGCGGCTGTGCCTGAGTTTTGGAAGTATGTTTCTTATCTATTCCCTTCTACATTTGGTATAAATGGATATGTACGATTAAATAGTATGGGAGCTACCTTACATGAAGTAGCATTTGAATATAAAGCACTTTGGGTTCAAACAGGCTTTTACTTTTCAACAACATTCTTTGTTTACAGACATCAGATTTTATTAAGTAGGAAACACATCATCCAAGAATATAAACGTCTTAGAAAAAAACGAAATAATGTCCCGTCCTAA